In Notolabrus celidotus isolate fNotCel1 chromosome 8, fNotCel1.pri, whole genome shotgun sequence, a genomic segment contains:
- the LOC117816842 gene encoding NLR family CARD domain-containing protein 3-like encodes AQQHQTQLDSILMLLQENIISFVKTELKEIQRALSPDYPECLESQREDEEDEEQRRSREAFLEITLHFLRRMKQEELADCLQSRTVAAECRRKLKSDLKEKFQCVFEGIAKAGNPTLLNQIYTELYITEGGTGEVNDEHEVRQIEAASRTPHRPETTIRQEDIFKGSPGRDQPIRAVLTKGVAGIGKTVLTQKFTLDWAEDKAHQDIQFTFPFTFRELNVLRERKFSLVELVHHFFTQTREAGLCRFEEFQVVFIFDGLDECRLPLDFHNNQILTDVTESTLVDVLLTNLIKGNLLPSARLWITTRPAAANQIPPECVDMVTEVRGFTDPQKEEYFRKRFRDHEQASRVISHIKTSRSLHIMCHIPVFCWITSTVLEDVLKTREGGELPRTLTEMYIHFLVVQSRLKSIKYDGGAETDPLWSPESRKMIESLGKLAFDQLQKGNLIFYESDLTECGINIKEASVYSGVFTQIFREERGLYQDQVFCFIHLSVQEFLAALHVHLTFTRSGLNLMEEEQPTSPTSKIFRDKPKLKRLHQRSVDQVLQSPNGHLDLFLRFLLGLSLQTNQTLLRGLLTQTGSNSQTNQKTVHYIKKRISEDLSAERSINLFHCLNELNDRSLVEEIQQSLRSGRLSTEELSPAQWSALVFILLSSEKDLDVFDLKEYSASEEALLRLLPVIKASNKAVLSGCNLSERSCEALSSVLSSQSSSLRDLDLSNNNLQDSGVKKLSAGLKSPQCKLETLRLSGCLITEEGCASLVSALKSKPSSLRELDLSNNNLQDSGVTKLSAALKSPHCKLETLRVDHGGEQRLKPGVKKYVCELTLDSNTAHRELRLSEDNREVKCVEKDQSYPDHPDRFDSYHQLLCRDGLTGRCYWEVKWRGEVYISVSYRGIRRKGVRDDCEFGYNDQSWSLFCYDEGYSVRHNKIRTFLPLSSSSDSHRVAVYVDCPAGTLSFYRVSSDSLIHLHTFSTSFTEPLYPGFGLWYYGSSVRVCSV; translated from the exons gcccagcagcatcaaacacagctggactccatattgatg ctgctccaggagaacatcatcagttttgtaaagaccgagctgaaggagatccagagagctctgagtccagattacccagaatgcttagagagtcagagggaggatgaagaggatgaagagcagaggaggagcagagaggcctttctggagatcactctgcacttcctgaggagaatgaagcaggaggagctggctgactgtctgcagagca gaactgttgctgcagagtgcagacgtaaactgaagtctgacctgaaggagaagttccagtgtgtgtttgaggggatcgctaaagcaggaaacccaacccttctgaaccagatctacacagagctctacatcacagagggagggactggagaggtcaatgatgaacatgaggtcagacagattgaagcagcatccaggacaccacacagaccagagaccaccatcagacaagaagacatctttaaaggctcacctggaagagatcaaccaatcagagcagtgctgacaaagggagtggctggcatcgggaaaacagtcttaacacagaagttcactctggactgggctgaagacaaagcccaccaggacatccagttcacattccccttcactttcagagagctgaatgtgctgagagagagaaagttcagcttggtggaacttgttcatcacttctttactcagaccagagaagcaggactctgcaggtttgaagagttccaggttgtgttcatctttgacggtctggatgagtgtcgacttcctctggacttccacAACAATCAGATCCTGACTGATGTTACAGAGTCCACCTTagtggatgtgctgctgacaaacctcatcaaggggaacctgctcccctctgccCGCCTCTGGATAACCAcaagacctgcagcagccaatcagatccctcctgagtgtgttgacatggtgacagaggtcagagggttcactgaccctcagaaggaggagtacttcaggaaGAGGTTCAGAGACCATGAGCAGGCCAGCAGAGTCATCTCCCACATCAAGACATCccgaagcctccacatcatgtgccacatcccagtcttctgctggatcacttctacagttctggaggatgtgctgaagaccagagagggaggagagctgcccaggaccctgactgagatgtacatccacttcctggtggtccagtccagactgaagagcatcaagtacgatggaggagctgagactgatccactctggagtccagagagcaggaagatgatcgagtctctgggaaaactggcttttgatcagctgcagaaaggaaacctgatcttctatgagtccgacctgacagagtgtggcatcaacatcaaggaagcctcagtgtactcaggagtgttcacacagatcttcagagaggagagaggactgtaccaggaccaggtgttctgcttcatccacctgagcgttcaggagtttctggctgctcttcatgtccatctgaccttcaccaGGTCTGGACTCAACCTGATGGAAGAAGAACAACCAACGTCCCCAACCTCTAAAATCTTTAGAGACAAACCTAAACTGAAACGTCTCCATCAGAGATCTGTGGACCAGGTCTTACAGAGTCCAAACGGACACCTGGACTTGTTCCTGCGCTTCCTCCTGGGTCTTTCACTGCAGACCAATCAGACCCTCCTGAGaggtctgctgacacagacaggaagtaactcacagaccaatcagaaaacagtccacTACATCAAGAAGAGGATCAGTgaggatctgtctgcagagagaagcatcaacctgttccactgtctgaatgaactgaatgatcGATCTCTAGTGGAGGAGATCCAACAGTCCCTGAGATCAGGACGTCTCTCCACAGAGGaactgtctcctgctcagtggtcagctctggtcttcatcttactgtcctcagagaaagatctggacgtgtttgacctgaaggaatactctgcttcagaggaggctcttctgaggctgctgccagtgatcaaagcctccaacaaagctgt GCTGAGtggatgtaacctgtcagagagaagctgtgaagctctgtcctcagtcctcagctcacagtcctccagtctgagagacctggacctgagtaacaacaacctgcaggattcaggagtgaagaaGCTGTCTGCTGGACTGAAGAGTCCTCAATGtaaactggaaactctcag actgtcaggatgtctgatcacagaggagggctgtgcttctctggtctCAGCTCTAAAGTCCAAACCCTcaagtctgagagagctggacctgagtaacaataacctgcaggattcaggagtgacaAAGCTGTCTGCTGCACTGAAGAGTCCTCACTGtaaactggaaactctcag ggtgGACCATGGTGGAGAGCAGAGGTTAAAACCTGGAGTGAAGAAGT atgtctgtgaactcactctggactcaaacacagcacacagagagcTCAGACTGTCTGAAGACAACAGGGAGGTGAAATGTGTGGAAAAGGATCAGTCATATCCTGATCATCCAGACAGATTTGACTCCTATCATCAGCTGCTGTGTAGAGATGGTCTGACTGGtcgctgttactgggaggtcaagtggagaggagaggtttATATATCAGTGAGTTACAGAGGAATCAGAAGGAAAGGAGTCAGAGACGACTGTGAATTTGGATATAATGATCAGTCTTGGAGTCTGTTCTGCTATGATGAGGGTTACTCTGTCCGTCACAACAAGATAAGAacattcctccctctctcctcgtccTCTGACTCTCACAGAGTAGCAGTGTATGTAGATTGTCCTGCTGgcactctgtccttctacagagtctcctctgactctttgatccacctccacaccttcagcaCCTCCTTCACTGAACCTCTGTATCCTGGGTTTGGGTTGTGGTATTATGGTTCCTCAGtgcgtgtgtgttctgtgtag